One Mycolicibacterium pulveris genomic region harbors:
- a CDS encoding potassium channel family protein, whose amino-acid sequence MRVVVMGCGRVGASLSDSLARIGHDVAVIDRDSTAFHRLSPEFPGERVLGMGFDRDVLLRAGIEEAGAFAAVSSGDNSNIISARVARETFHVERVVARIYDAKRAAVYERLGIPTVATVPWTTDRLLNVLTRETETAKWRDPTGNVGVTELALHEEWVGRRMTDLEAATGGRVAFLIRFGEGVLPDTKTVVQAGDQVFMAAIAGHIAEALAIAALPPSEDIEG is encoded by the coding sequence GTGCGGGTAGTGGTGATGGGCTGCGGCCGGGTGGGGGCATCGCTGTCAGACAGCCTGGCCAGGATCGGCCACGATGTGGCGGTCATCGACCGCGACAGCACCGCGTTTCACCGGCTGTCGCCCGAGTTTCCCGGTGAACGGGTCCTCGGCATGGGATTCGACCGTGACGTGCTGCTGCGGGCAGGCATCGAGGAGGCCGGCGCGTTCGCCGCGGTCTCCTCGGGCGACAACTCCAACATCATCTCGGCGCGGGTGGCCCGCGAGACGTTCCATGTGGAGCGGGTGGTCGCCCGCATCTACGACGCCAAGCGCGCCGCGGTCTATGAGCGGTTGGGCATTCCGACGGTGGCCACCGTGCCGTGGACGACGGACCGGCTGCTCAACGTGCTCACCCGCGAGACCGAGACCGCGAAATGGCGCGATCCCACGGGCAACGTCGGTGTCACCGAGCTCGCGCTGCACGAGGAGTGGGTGGGCCGCCGGATGACCGATCTGGAGGCCGCCACCGGCGGGCGGGTGGCGTTTCTGATCCGGTTCGGCGAGGGCGTGCTACCCGACACCAAGACCGTCGTCCAGGCCGGCGATCAGGTGTTCATGGCGGCCATCGCCGGGCATATCGCCGAAGCGCTGGCGATCGCGGCGTTGCCGCCCAGCGAGGACATCGAGGGCTAG
- a CDS encoding potassium channel family protein gives MKVAIAGAGAVGRSIARELVEAHEVTLVERNPDHIDVDAVPAAQWRLGDACELTLLEAIKLEEFDVVIAATGDDKVNVVVSLLAKTEFAVPRVVARVNDPRNEWLFDENWGVDVAVSTPRMLASLVEEAVAVGDLVRLMEFRKGQANLVEITLPDDTPWGGKPVKRLELPRDCALVTILRGPRVIVPESDEPLEGGDELLFVAVAEAEDDLKALLLHPQPR, from the coding sequence ATGAAAGTCGCCATCGCCGGGGCCGGCGCCGTCGGCCGCTCCATCGCCCGCGAACTCGTCGAGGCGCACGAGGTCACGCTGGTCGAACGCAACCCCGACCACATCGACGTCGACGCGGTACCCGCCGCCCAGTGGCGGCTGGGAGACGCCTGCGAGCTCACCTTGTTGGAGGCGATCAAGCTCGAGGAGTTCGACGTGGTGATCGCCGCCACCGGCGACGACAAGGTCAACGTCGTGGTGAGCCTGTTGGCCAAGACCGAGTTCGCGGTGCCGCGGGTGGTGGCCCGGGTCAACGACCCCCGCAACGAGTGGCTGTTCGACGAGAACTGGGGCGTCGACGTCGCGGTGTCCACGCCGCGCATGCTCGCCTCGCTCGTGGAGGAGGCCGTCGCCGTCGGTGATCTGGTGCGGCTGATGGAGTTTCGCAAGGGGCAGGCCAACCTCGTGGAGATCACCCTGCCCGACGACACCCCGTGGGGCGGCAAACCGGTCAAACGCCTCGAGCTGCCCCGCGACTGCGCGTTGGTGACGATCCTGCGCGGCCCGCGGGTGATCGTGCCCGAATCCGACGAGCCGCTCGAGGGCGGCGACGAGCTGTTGTTCGTCGCCGTCGCCGAGGCCGAGGACGACCTCAAGGCGCTCCTGCTGCACCCCCAGCCGCGCTGA
- a CDS encoding MFS transporter: MPTDADGPGRRRADDTDRPLIAVAVLSSFVAFLDGSVVNLALPAISREFGAGLALQQWVVDGYLLTLGALILVAGAVSDQFGRLAVLRAGLVVFAVSSVLCAVAPTGWVLIAARCLQGVGAAFLVPSSLAMINARFSGAAQARAIGTWTAWTGTAFVIGPLLGGMLVDALSWRWIFGVNIVPLAVTLYLTTKLSGASDGGDGRRQVDVIGALLNAGGLTGVVFALIEGQRLGFSHATVVVSLLAGLACLCAFPWWEGVTGHPMMPLQIFRARNFAVGNLATVFLYAGLSLGMLIVALFLQETAGLSATQAGLATLPVPVLSFLLARRFGALAGRYGPRLFMAVGPLVAALGYVLMAATRQPFDLWTQMLPGLVVFGLGLTITVSPLTAAVLAAVQPSQSGIGSAVNNAISRVAGLIAIAFTGVIVGDTVDFDGFRSGALVTAVLLALAGVVSAVGIRNAQSDVRRVDADATARCHDRPAPPPVRIAESYPSRTDA, from the coding sequence ATGCCCACTGACGCCGACGGCCCAGGCCGGCGCCGCGCCGACGACACCGACCGGCCGCTGATCGCGGTCGCCGTACTGTCCTCGTTCGTCGCGTTCCTCGACGGCTCGGTCGTCAACCTCGCGTTGCCGGCCATCAGCCGGGAATTCGGTGCCGGGCTGGCGCTTCAGCAGTGGGTGGTCGACGGCTATCTGCTCACGCTGGGCGCGCTGATCCTGGTGGCCGGCGCCGTCTCCGATCAGTTCGGGCGGCTGGCCGTGTTGCGTGCCGGTCTGGTCGTGTTCGCCGTGTCATCGGTGCTGTGCGCGGTGGCGCCCACCGGTTGGGTGCTGATCGCCGCGCGCTGCCTACAGGGCGTCGGCGCCGCATTCCTGGTGCCCAGTTCGTTGGCGATGATCAACGCCCGGTTCTCCGGCGCCGCCCAGGCCCGGGCGATCGGCACGTGGACCGCTTGGACGGGAACGGCTTTCGTGATCGGGCCGCTGCTGGGCGGGATGCTTGTCGACGCGCTGAGCTGGCGCTGGATCTTCGGTGTGAACATCGTGCCGCTGGCCGTCACGCTGTATCTGACGACGAAGCTGTCCGGCGCGTCGGACGGCGGCGACGGCCGGCGGCAAGTGGACGTCATCGGGGCGCTGTTGAACGCCGGTGGGCTCACCGGGGTGGTGTTCGCGCTGATCGAGGGGCAGCGCCTTGGCTTCTCGCATGCGACGGTGGTGGTGAGCCTGCTGGCCGGGCTGGCATGCCTGTGCGCGTTTCCGTGGTGGGAGGGTGTCACCGGGCACCCGATGATGCCGCTGCAGATCTTTCGCGCCCGCAACTTCGCCGTCGGAAACCTGGCCACCGTGTTTCTCTACGCCGGGCTGTCGCTCGGCATGCTGATCGTCGCGTTGTTCCTTCAGGAGACCGCGGGGCTGTCGGCGACGCAGGCGGGCCTGGCCACGTTGCCGGTCCCGGTGCTGTCGTTCCTGCTGGCCCGTCGCTTCGGCGCGTTGGCGGGCAGGTACGGGCCCCGACTCTTCATGGCCGTCGGTCCCCTGGTCGCGGCGCTGGGCTACGTGCTGATGGCCGCGACGCGCCAACCCTTCGACCTGTGGACGCAGATGCTGCCCGGCCTGGTGGTGTTCGGCCTCGGGCTGACGATCACGGTCTCGCCGTTGACCGCGGCTGTGTTGGCCGCCGTGCAGCCGTCGCAGAGCGGCATCGGGTCGGCGGTCAACAACGCCATCTCCCGCGTCGCGGGGCTGATCGCGATCGCGTTCACGGGCGTGATCGTAGGGGACACAGTCGATTTCGACGGCTTTCGAAGCGGCGCGTTGGTCACCGCCGTCCTGTTGGCGCTCGCCGGGGTGGTTTCGGCGGTGGGTATCCGCAACGCGCAGAGCGACGTGCGCCGCGTCGACGCCGACGCGACCGCGCGCTGTCACGACCGCCCGGCCCCTCCGCCGGTGCGCATCGCCGAGAGTTACCCGTCGCGAACAGACGCGTAG
- a CDS encoding DUF3159 domain-containing protein, producing the protein MSEPGTVPGEPSSRVNAVLAQVGGVSGLIYSSLPVVAFVPVSSLFGLVPAIVWALSVAAVILVWRLARRESAQPAISGFFGVGICALIAYVMGESKGYFLLGIWTSLLWASVFGLSVLVRRPVVGYIWSWISGHDRGWRDVRKAVLVFDAATVVWVLVFASRFIVQHHLYDADQTGWLGAARIAMGWPLTAVAALVTYLAIRSAQRAIRAHEAAQADAATDATRTERDGVADAH; encoded by the coding sequence GTGAGCGAGCCCGGAACCGTACCGGGTGAACCCAGCAGCAGGGTCAACGCCGTCCTCGCCCAGGTCGGCGGTGTCAGCGGGCTGATCTACTCCTCGCTGCCGGTGGTGGCGTTCGTTCCGGTGTCATCGCTGTTCGGGCTGGTTCCCGCGATCGTGTGGGCGCTGAGCGTCGCGGCGGTCATCCTGGTTTGGCGACTGGCCCGACGGGAGAGCGCGCAGCCGGCGATCTCGGGCTTTTTCGGGGTCGGCATCTGCGCGTTGATCGCCTATGTGATGGGGGAGTCCAAGGGCTACTTCCTGCTCGGCATCTGGACCTCGCTGCTGTGGGCGTCGGTGTTCGGGCTCTCGGTCCTCGTGCGCAGGCCGGTCGTCGGCTACATCTGGAGCTGGATCAGCGGCCACGACCGCGGCTGGCGCGACGTGCGCAAGGCGGTGCTGGTGTTCGACGCCGCCACGGTGGTCTGGGTGCTGGTCTTCGCCTCGCGGTTCATCGTGCAGCACCACCTCTACGACGCCGACCAGACGGGCTGGCTCGGTGCCGCGCGCATCGCGATGGGCTGGCCGTTGACCGCCGTCGCCGCATTGGTGACCTATCTGGCGATCCGCTCGGCACAGCGCGCCATCCGCGCCCACGAGGCCGCGCAAGCGGACGCCGCGACCGACGCCACGCGCACCGAGCGCGACGGCGTGGCGGATGCCCACTGA
- a CDS encoding OB-fold nucleic acid binding domain-containing protein: MATAEGYLRRLTRRLTEDPEQLDAEELSEEAASTGAQKAIDCERGQEVTMVGTLRSVECSGKSGTGGVKAELFDGTDSVMLVWLGQRRIPGIESGRTLKVHGRVGKLDSGAKAIYNPHYEIQK; the protein is encoded by the coding sequence ATGGCTACGGCCGAGGGGTATCTGCGCCGGCTCACACGGCGGTTGACGGAGGACCCGGAGCAACTCGATGCCGAAGAACTCAGCGAAGAAGCCGCCAGCACCGGCGCGCAGAAGGCGATCGACTGCGAGCGCGGTCAAGAAGTGACGATGGTCGGCACCCTGCGCAGTGTGGAGTGCAGCGGCAAGAGCGGCACCGGCGGGGTCAAGGCCGAACTGTTCGACGGCACGGACTCGGTGATGCTGGTCTGGCTGGGCCAGCGGCGGATACCCGGCATCGAGTCGGGGCGCACTCTGAAGGTGCACGGCCGGGTCGGCAAGCTCGACAGCGGCGCCAAGGCGATCTACAACCCGCACTACGAGATCCAGAAGTGA